From the Candidatus Macondimonas diazotrophica genome, one window contains:
- a CDS encoding 2Fe-2S iron-sulfur cluster-binding protein encodes MFGKLFGKKKVGPHLVHIEGVDKPVECDEKTFILSAALRDGIAIPYSCRVGGCGTCKVRLLEGKVKEFTDKTYLLSQEELRANYILSCQCQPRSDVRIQVDGLDLSAEAQASVHEVVNRTGLIKALNHLTHDIVEVRIELDGPMAYTAGEYADMRVPGVLDEFRSYSFAARPDPAQANRVIFHIRKVPGGKFTEWLHQADRIGARVELRGPFGDFRLRSAAAPMVCVAGGSGMAPIKALLEQALVDGVQRDCTYLFGARSQKDLYCQDDMDRIAAQWKGRFRYIPILSEEPEDSDWTGPRGLVTEFLTREVPELATCHAYMCGPPPMLDAAIEVLKGAGIPGEHIHFDKFLDKSHLAKAHIDEPTSHIGDKG; translated from the coding sequence ATGTTCGGCAAGCTATTCGGGAAGAAAAAGGTCGGTCCTCATCTCGTCCACATCGAAGGTGTCGACAAGCCGGTGGAGTGTGACGAAAAGACCTTCATCCTGTCGGCTGCGCTGCGTGATGGCATCGCGATTCCCTATAGCTGCCGTGTGGGTGGCTGCGGTACCTGCAAGGTTCGGCTTCTGGAAGGCAAGGTGAAGGAATTCACCGACAAGACCTACCTGTTGAGTCAGGAGGAACTGCGTGCCAACTATATCCTGTCCTGTCAGTGCCAGCCCCGCTCCGATGTCCGGATTCAGGTCGATGGACTGGATCTGTCGGCCGAGGCCCAGGCGTCCGTCCATGAGGTCGTCAACCGGACGGGGCTGATCAAGGCGCTCAATCACCTCACCCACGACATCGTGGAAGTGCGCATCGAGCTGGACGGCCCGATGGCGTATACGGCGGGCGAGTACGCCGATATGCGCGTGCCGGGCGTACTGGATGAGTTCCGCTCTTATTCCTTCGCGGCCCGTCCTGATCCTGCACAGGCCAATCGGGTGATCTTCCACATCCGCAAAGTTCCGGGTGGAAAATTTACCGAATGGCTGCACCAAGCCGACCGCATCGGCGCCCGAGTGGAGCTGCGCGGGCCGTTTGGCGACTTCCGCCTGCGTTCTGCGGCAGCGCCGATGGTCTGTGTGGCGGGCGGCAGCGGCATGGCACCGATCAAGGCCCTGCTTGAGCAGGCGCTCGTCGATGGTGTGCAACGGGACTGTACCTACCTATTTGGCGCACGGTCGCAGAAAGATCTGTATTGTCAGGATGACATGGATCGGATCGCCGCCCAATGGAAGGGTCGGTTCCGCTACATTCCGATCCTTTCCGAGGAGCCTGAGGACAGCGACTGGACCGGCCCGCGCGGTCTGGTGACGGAGTTCCTCACTCGTGAGGTGCCTGAGCTTGCGACCTGCCATGCCTATATGTGCGGCCCCCCGCCGATGCTCGATGCCGCCATTGAGGTGTTGAAGGGTGCTGGCATCCCTGGTGAACACATCCACTTTGACAAATTCCTGGACAAGAGCCACTTGGCCAAGGCGCATATCGACGAACCCACCTCGCACATCGGCGATAAAGGCTGA